The following are encoded together in the Prionailurus viverrinus isolate Anna chromosome B3, UM_Priviv_1.0, whole genome shotgun sequence genome:
- the FOXA1 gene encoding hepatocyte nuclear factor 3-alpha has translation MLGTVKMEGHESSDWNSYYADTQEAYSSVPVSNMNSGLGSMNSMNTYMTMNTMTTSGNMTPASFNMSYANPGLGAGLSPGAVAGMPGGSAGAMNSMTAAGVTAMGTTLSPGGMGAMGAQPAASMNGLSPYAAAMNPCMSPMAYAPSNLGRSRASGGGDAKTFKRSYPHAKPPYSYISLITMAIQQAPSKMLTLSEIYQWIMDLFPYYRQNQQRWQNSIRHSLSFNDCFVKVARSPDKPGKGSYWTLHPDSGNMFENGCYLRRQKRFKCEKQPGAGGGSGSGGGGGGGGGGGGAKGGPESRKDPSSAANPSANSPLHRGVHGKAGQLEGAPAPGPAASPQTLDHSGATATGGASELKTPASSAAPPISSGPGALVSVPPSHPAHGLAPHESQLHLKGDPHYSFNHPFSINNLMSSSEQQHKLDFKAYEQALQYSPYGAALPASLPLGSASVATRSPIEPSALEPAYYQGVYSRPVLNTS, from the coding sequence GCCTACTCCTCGGTCCCCGTCAGCAACATGAACTCGGGCCTGGGCTCTATGAACTCCATGAACACCTACATGACCATGAACACCATGACCACCAGCGGCAACATGACCCCAGCTTCGTTCAACATGTCCTACGCAAACCCGGGCCTGGGCGCCGGCCTGAGTCCGGGCGCGGTGGCTGGCATGCCAGGAGGCTCCGCGGGCGCCATGAACAGCATGACGGCTGCGGGCGTGACGGCCATGGGGACAACGCTGAGCCCCGGCGGCATGGGCGCCATGGGCGCGCAGCCCGCGGCCTCCATGAACGGCCTGAGCCCCTACGCCGCTGCCATGAACCCGTGCATGAGCCCCATGGCGTACGCGCCGTCCAACCTGGGCCGCAGCCGAGCGAGTGGCGGCGGCGACGCCAAGACTTTCAAGCGCAGCTACCCGCACGCCAAGCCGCCCTACTCGTACATCTCGCTCATCACCATGGCCATCCAGCAGGCGCCCAGCAAGATGCTCACGCTAAGCGAGATCTACCAGTGGATCATGGACCTCTTCCCTTATTACCGGCAGAACCAGCAACGTTGGCAGAACTCCATCCGGCACTCGCTGTCCTTCAACGACTGCTTCGTCAAAGTGGCGCGATCCCCGGACAAGCCAGGCAAAGGCTCCTACTGGACGCTGCACCCGGACTCCGGCAACATGTTTGAGAACGGTTGTTACTTGCGCCGACAGAAGCGCTTCAAGTGTGAGAAGCAGCCAGGGGCCGGGGGCGGAAGCGGgagcggaggcggcggcggcggcggcggcggcggcggcggcgccaaGGGCGGCCCGGAGAGCCGCAAGGACCCCTCGAGCGCCGCCAACCCCAGTGCCAATTCTCCCCTTCATCGGGGCGTGCACGGTAAGGCGGGCCAGCTAGAGGGCGCGCCGGCCCCCGGGCCGGCTGCCAGCCCCCAGACTCTGGACCACAGCGGGGCGACAGCGACAGGGGGCGCCTCGGAGTTGAAGACTCCAGCCTCCTCGGCGGCGCCCCCGATCAGCTCTGGGCCAGGGGCACTGGTTTCTGTGCCACCCTCCCACCCGGCGCATGGCCTGGCACCCCACGAGTCCCAGCTGCACCTGAAAGGGGACCCCCACTACTCCTTCAACCACCCCTTTTCCATCAACAACCTCATGTCCTCCTCGGAGCAGCAGCACAAGCTGGACTTCAAGGCGTACGAGCAGGCACTACAGTACTCGCCCTATGGCGCTGCGTTGCCCGCCAGCCTGCCGCTCGGCAGCGCCTCGGTGGCCACCAGGAGCCCCATCGAGCCCTCAGCCCTGGAACCAGCGTACTACCAAGGTGTGTATTCCAGACCCGTCCTAAACACTTCCTAG